Proteins encoded in a region of the Schaalia hyovaginalis genome:
- the rpmI gene encoding 50S ribosomal protein L35, translating to MPKNKTHSGAKKRFRVTGSGKIMREQAGARHLLEHKSSRKTRRLATDQVLETADVKRVKRLLGK from the coding sequence ATGCCGAAGAACAAGACGCACTCCGGTGCCAAGAAGCGCTTCCGCGTGACCGGCTCGGGCAAGATCATGCGCGAGCAGGCCGGCGCGCGCCACCTGCTGGAGCACAAGTCCTCCCGCAAGACCCGTCGTCTCGCGACCGACCAGGTCCTGGAGACCGCTGACGTCAAGCGCGTCAAGCGACTCCTCGGCAAGTGA
- the rplT gene encoding 50S ribosomal protein L20, with translation MARVKRSVNAKKKRRTVLEQASGYRGQRSRMYRKAKEQVTHSFVYSYRDRKARKGDFRRLWIQRINAASRAQGMTYNRFIQGLGLAGVEVDRRMLAELAVNDINAFNALVKVAKDALPEDVNAPKA, from the coding sequence ATGGCACGTGTCAAGCGTTCTGTGAACGCCAAGAAGAAGCGTCGTACCGTCCTCGAGCAGGCCTCCGGCTACCGCGGCCAGCGCTCGCGCATGTACCGCAAGGCCAAGGAGCAGGTCACCCACTCCTTCGTCTACTCCTACCGCGACCGCAAGGCGCGCAAGGGCGACTTCCGCCGCCTGTGGATCCAGCGCATCAACGCCGCCTCGCGCGCGCAGGGCATGACCTACAACCGCTTCATCCAGGGCCTGGGCCTTGCCGGTGTCGAGGTTGATCGCCGCATGCTCGCCGAGCTCGCCGTCAACGACATCAACGCTTTCAACGCCCTCGTCAAGGTTGCGAAGGACGCCCTCCCCGAGGACGTCAACGCCCCCAAGGCCTGA
- a CDS encoding TrmH family RNA methyltransferase, with protein sequence MTAFAERPEVLANPRAERVRKVAALTGRSARSRSGRMLVEGPQAVRELLSHRSAFVEDVYLSERAAERHRDIFSLARTATRWTHTMTDEVAHAMSPDSQGIVAVARLEAVSGEFGGAEAGETFVILAQGRDPGNVGTIIRTADAMGASAVIAVAGTVAVDSPKVIRSSAGSVFHLPVIAVPDFDAAVRSVHERGGRVLGTSGAAGSRDLANLMLSAALEARGCLAGTHAWVFGNEAKGLSEEELSACDALVRIDMTGDAESLNVASAAAMCLFASQTVRSGRVGA encoded by the coding sequence TTGACTGCTTTCGCTGAGCGCCCGGAGGTGCTCGCCAACCCCCGCGCGGAACGCGTGCGGAAGGTGGCGGCTCTTACCGGGCGTTCGGCGCGTTCACGTTCGGGGCGAATGCTCGTCGAGGGCCCCCAGGCCGTGCGTGAACTCCTGTCTCATCGCTCGGCCTTCGTCGAGGACGTCTACCTGTCCGAGAGGGCGGCTGAGCGCCATCGCGATATCTTCTCCCTGGCGCGCACGGCGACCCGCTGGACGCACACGATGACCGACGAGGTCGCTCATGCGATGAGCCCGGATTCTCAGGGGATCGTCGCCGTTGCGCGCTTAGAGGCCGTGAGCGGTGAATTCGGCGGGGCCGAGGCGGGGGAGACCTTCGTGATCCTCGCCCAGGGGCGCGATCCCGGCAACGTCGGGACGATCATCCGAACCGCCGATGCCATGGGCGCGAGCGCCGTCATCGCCGTTGCGGGCACGGTCGCAGTCGATTCGCCGAAGGTCATCCGCTCATCCGCCGGCTCGGTGTTCCACCTGCCGGTCATCGCGGTCCCCGATTTCGATGCGGCTGTCCGCTCGGTGCACGAGCGGGGCGGCCGGGTGCTGGGGACGAGCGGGGCGGCCGGATCTCGGGATCTGGCGAATCTCATGCTGTCAGCGGCTCTTGAAGCGCGCGGCTGCCTGGCGGGCACTCATGCGTGGGTTTTCGGCAATGAGGCCAAGGGGCTGTCAGAGGAGGAGCTGTCGGCGTGTGATGCCTTGGTGCGCATCGACATGACCGGCGACGCCGAGTCCCTCAATGTGGCTTCGGCCGCCGCGATGTGCCTCTTCGCCTCGCAAACGGTGCGCTCCGGGCGAGTCGGCGCCTGA
- the thiL gene encoding thiamine-phosphate kinase produces the protein MTLISEFDEGELIAKFADLLPRGERTLLGIGDDCAQVAAPEGSFIVTTDLIVEDEHFHRAWSDPEQIGARVAAQNLADIAAMGGRCSALVVGVALRADTELDWMLSLVRGIGDRARAAGAGVVGGDMSRGPLTVLTITAIGYCEGAPVTRDGAVPGDVLAFSGRAGLSNAGLDLLLGGHVDPSLRDTAGRGVLGEALDAYRAPEPPLESGPAAAAAGAHAMMDLSDGIAKDAGRMARSSNVVIELDREALLREAAPLAGLGAVCGKDPLEWVIRGGEDHGMLAAFAPDARLPEGFRPIGRIRAVGEGEVAGLLLDGTEVTGGWDHFAGRGSQPS, from the coding sequence ATGACCCTCATCAGCGAATTCGACGAGGGCGAGCTCATCGCGAAGTTCGCCGACCTGCTGCCGCGCGGCGAGCGCACCCTCCTGGGCATCGGAGACGATTGCGCGCAGGTCGCCGCTCCCGAGGGCTCCTTCATCGTCACGACCGATCTCATCGTCGAGGACGAGCACTTCCACCGCGCGTGGTCCGATCCCGAGCAGATCGGAGCGCGCGTCGCCGCGCAGAACCTCGCCGACATCGCCGCCATGGGGGGTCGTTGCTCCGCCCTCGTCGTCGGCGTCGCCTTGAGGGCCGATACCGAACTGGACTGGATGCTCTCCCTGGTGCGGGGCATCGGGGACCGGGCGCGAGCCGCCGGGGCGGGGGTCGTCGGAGGCGATATGTCCAGGGGGCCCCTGACCGTCCTCACGATCACGGCGATCGGGTACTGCGAGGGGGCGCCCGTCACGCGCGATGGGGCGGTGCCGGGTGACGTTCTCGCCTTCTCCGGCCGGGCGGGCCTGTCCAACGCCGGCCTGGACCTGCTGCTCGGCGGGCATGTTGATCCTTCGCTGCGCGATACCGCCGGTCGGGGAGTGCTCGGCGAGGCCCTCGACGCCTATCGAGCGCCCGAGCCTCCCTTGGAGTCCGGGCCGGCTGCTGCGGCGGCGGGGGCGCACGCGATGATGGATCTGTCCGACGGCATCGCCAAGGACGCGGGACGCATGGCGCGTTCGTCGAATGTGGTGATCGAACTCGACCGGGAGGCCCTCTTGAGGGAGGCCGCCCCCCTTGCGGGGCTCGGGGCCGTATGCGGGAAGGATCCGCTCGAATGGGTGATCCGCGGGGGAGAGGATCACGGGATGCTCGCGGCTTTCGCCCCCGATGCGCGCCTGCCCGAGGGCTTTAGGCCGATCGGCCGGATCAGGGCCGTCGGCGAGGGCGAGGTGGCCGGGCTGCTCCTCGACGGAACCGAGGTGACGGGCGGGTGGGACCACTTCGCGGGACGGGGCTCCCAGCCGTCGTGA
- the rpmB gene encoding 50S ribosomal protein L28, whose translation MAAVCDVCGKGPGFGKSVSHSHVRTNRRWNPNIQRVRALVNGTPKRLNVCTKCLKSDKVTRAI comes from the coding sequence GTGGCTGCCGTTTGTGACGTGTGCGGTAAGGGACCCGGCTTCGGCAAGAGCGTGTCGCACTCGCACGTTCGCACCAACCGCCGCTGGAATCCGAATATTCAGCGCGTTCGCGCTCTGGTCAATGGGACGCCCAAGCGCCTCAACGTGTGCACCAAGTGCCTGAAGTCCGACAAGGTGACGCGCGCGATCTGA
- a CDS encoding ATP-dependent DNA helicase RecG has product MSALDAPLNLRLPAATARKLAKAGIETVEDLLFNAPRRYYHWGALTPMSLLHEGEDVTILAQVESAALVPNRSRPGVRLEVRLTDGSSRMNATFFASSEHKLAPHARLLVPGASFLFAGKVGAYRGALTLTHPSFEGMDDDAEAARAQTERPIPIYAQAKGVTSWMVGRSVGMLLDSLAPGDVPDPVPNALRLSWKAPSRLESLRMLHRPGSDEEARLARRALALEEAFLLECVLAGRRFGAHSLLAPSCPRAGAVNDFIKALPFALTASQDAALGEILEDTASTRPMQRLLQGDVGAGKTVVALAALLAAVDAGHQGALVAPTEVLATQHVASMRSLVEGVLVDGAEVDIRLLTGATPSAARREINGLMARGAPVIVVGTHALLQESVSFADLGVVVVDEQHRFGVAQRDRLRTFAGGRAAHQLVMTATPIPRTVAMTVFGDLEETRMEGLPPGRKPVETFLVDAANGQWMGRLWERAAEEIAGGGRVYVVCPRIDEGDEVDDADPDESGVQRPPLASVSAVAQTLRGSGVVDPEGIAELTGRTSQVDKAAIMEAFSGGEMPLLVATTVIEVGVDVPEATMMVILDAQQFGIAQLHQLRGRVGRSERASLCMAVHRHDLGPGTMERLKAFAATTNGFELAEKDLELRREGDVLGADQSGGGSHLRFLSVRRDAGLIRRARTEAIRLIEADPGLVDHPLLAAELRRTGRSDLAWISRS; this is encoded by the coding sequence ATGAGCGCCCTCGATGCGCCCCTCAACCTGCGCCTGCCCGCCGCGACCGCCCGCAAACTGGCGAAGGCTGGCATCGAAACGGTCGAGGATCTGCTGTTCAACGCGCCGCGCCGCTACTACCACTGGGGCGCGTTGACCCCGATGTCGCTGCTCCACGAGGGCGAGGACGTGACGATCCTCGCCCAGGTGGAGTCCGCGGCGCTCGTGCCGAACCGCTCGAGGCCGGGCGTTCGGCTCGAGGTCCGTTTGACGGACGGGTCTTCGAGGATGAACGCGACCTTCTTCGCCTCCTCGGAGCACAAGCTCGCTCCGCACGCGCGGCTTCTCGTCCCGGGGGCCTCCTTCCTCTTCGCGGGCAAAGTCGGCGCGTATCGGGGCGCCCTGACACTGACCCATCCGAGCTTCGAGGGCATGGACGACGATGCGGAGGCGGCGCGTGCGCAGACGGAGCGGCCGATTCCGATTTACGCGCAGGCGAAGGGCGTGACCTCCTGGATGGTGGGGCGCTCAGTCGGGATGCTCTTGGACTCACTGGCACCCGGTGACGTGCCCGATCCCGTGCCGAACGCGCTTCGCCTCTCCTGGAAGGCGCCCTCTCGTCTGGAGTCCTTGAGGATGCTGCATCGTCCGGGGAGCGATGAGGAGGCTCGGCTGGCGCGACGGGCTCTGGCGCTGGAGGAGGCCTTCCTCCTCGAATGCGTGCTCGCGGGCCGTCGTTTCGGCGCCCACTCGCTCCTCGCGCCCTCGTGCCCGAGGGCGGGGGCGGTGAACGACTTCATCAAGGCCCTGCCCTTCGCCCTGACCGCCTCGCAGGATGCGGCGCTGGGGGAGATCCTGGAGGACACAGCATCGACGCGCCCGATGCAGCGCCTCCTTCAGGGGGATGTGGGCGCGGGGAAGACGGTCGTGGCGCTCGCGGCCCTGCTCGCGGCCGTCGACGCCGGGCATCAGGGGGCTCTGGTGGCGCCGACGGAGGTTCTCGCGACTCAGCACGTGGCTTCGATGCGATCGCTGGTCGAGGGCGTCCTCGTCGATGGGGCCGAGGTGGATATCCGTCTGCTCACGGGGGCGACCCCCTCGGCTGCGCGTCGGGAGATCAATGGACTCATGGCCCGGGGCGCGCCCGTGATCGTCGTGGGCACGCACGCGCTGCTCCAAGAATCGGTGTCCTTCGCGGATCTGGGCGTGGTGGTGGTCGATGAGCAGCATCGCTTCGGCGTGGCCCAGCGCGATCGCCTTCGGACCTTCGCCGGGGGACGGGCCGCGCACCAGCTCGTGATGACGGCGACCCCGATCCCCAGGACGGTCGCGATGACGGTCTTCGGGGATTTGGAGGAGACGCGCATGGAGGGCCTTCCGCCGGGGCGCAAGCCCGTCGAGACCTTCCTCGTCGATGCCGCGAACGGCCAGTGGATGGGGCGCTTGTGGGAGCGGGCGGCTGAGGAGATCGCCGGGGGCGGCCGCGTGTACGTCGTCTGCCCCAGGATCGACGAGGGCGATGAGGTCGACGATGCGGATCCTGACGAGTCGGGGGTGCAGCGGCCGCCCCTGGCTTCGGTGAGCGCTGTTGCGCAGACTCTGCGGGGATCGGGCGTCGTCGATCCTGAAGGGATCGCGGAGTTGACGGGGCGCACCTCCCAGGTCGACAAGGCCGCGATCATGGAGGCCTTCTCCGGCGGTGAGATGCCGCTGCTTGTGGCGACGACCGTCATCGAGGTCGGGGTCGACGTCCCCGAGGCGACGATGATGGTGATCCTCGACGCCCAGCAGTTCGGGATCGCTCAGTTGCACCAGTTGCGGGGGCGGGTCGGGCGTTCGGAGCGGGCGAGCCTGTGCATGGCGGTGCACCGCCACGATCTCGGTCCGGGGACGATGGAGCGTCTTAAGGCCTTCGCGGCGACGACGAACGGCTTCGAGCTCGCGGAGAAGGACCTCGAGCTGCGCCGCGAGGGGGATGTGCTGGGCGCCGATCAGTCGGGCGGGGGCTCTCATCTGAGGTTCTTGTCGGTGAGGCGCGATGCGGGGCTGATCCGGCGCGCGCGCACCGAGGCGATCCGTCTCATCGAGGCCGATCCCGGCCTCGTCGATCATCCTTTGCTGGCGGCCGAGCTCCGCCGGACCGGGCGGAGCGACCTGGCGTGGATCTCGCGCTCCTAA
- the rsmD gene encoding 16S rRNA (guanine(966)-N(2))-methyltransferase RsmD, translated as MTRIVAGIAKGRVLKVPPKGTRPTSERVREALFSRLEHMGMLDGARVLDLYAGTGALGLEAASRGAASVELVEKAPGAARILSENIRATGLPARARRSSVESFLSAREGRPLVGEVDLVLVDPPYDLPEEELAEALALLGPWLAPDALVVVERSSRSPEPEWPDFLVLEDERRWGETLAWFAGPAPLEGR; from the coding sequence ATGACCAGAATCGTCGCCGGCATCGCGAAGGGACGCGTGCTCAAGGTTCCGCCGAAGGGGACGCGACCGACTTCGGAGCGCGTCAGAGAGGCCCTCTTCTCGCGCCTCGAGCACATGGGGATGCTTGACGGCGCCCGGGTCCTCGACCTCTACGCGGGCACGGGGGCCCTCGGGCTTGAGGCGGCCTCGCGCGGCGCCGCGAGCGTGGAGCTCGTGGAGAAGGCGCCGGGTGCGGCGAGGATCCTTTCCGAGAACATTCGCGCGACGGGCCTTCCGGCCCGTGCAAGGCGCTCCTCGGTCGAGTCCTTCCTCTCGGCCCGTGAGGGCCGGCCTCTCGTCGGCGAGGTTGATCTCGTCCTCGTGGATCCGCCCTACGACCTCCCCGAGGAGGAGCTGGCCGAGGCGCTCGCCCTGCTGGGGCCGTGGCTCGCCCCGGATGCCCTCGTCGTCGTGGAGCGTTCGTCGCGCTCGCCGGAGCCGGAGTGGCCGGACTTCCTCGTCCTCGAGGATGAACGCCGATGGGGTGAGACGCTCGCCTGGTTCGCAGGGCCCGCGCCCCTCGAGGGGCGTTGA
- the coaD gene encoding pantetheine-phosphate adenylyltransferase produces the protein MTTALFAGSFDPITIGHVDVVTRVLGFVDELVVAVGVNPAKRYLFDQPRRVEMVERALEGVEGVRVVSMPGALLDCAREAGAEIIVKGVRTAADFDFEVPQSVVNRDIGGIDTVLIPARPELSVVSSSVVRELMGLGLDVSRYVPTAIMPFLRNNG, from the coding sequence ATGACAACAGCGCTCTTCGCGGGCTCTTTCGATCCGATCACCATCGGTCATGTCGACGTCGTGACGCGGGTTTTGGGCTTCGTTGATGAACTGGTGGTCGCCGTGGGGGTGAATCCGGCGAAGCGCTACCTCTTCGATCAGCCCCGGCGCGTCGAGATGGTGGAACGAGCCCTGGAGGGCGTCGAGGGAGTGCGCGTCGTTAGCATGCCGGGCGCCCTGCTCGACTGCGCGCGCGAGGCGGGCGCCGAGATCATCGTCAAAGGCGTCCGCACCGCTGCCGATTTCGACTTCGAAGTCCCCCAATCGGTGGTGAACCGCGACATCGGGGGGATCGATACGGTCCTCATCCCCGCCCGTCCGGAGCTCTCGGTCGTCTCCTCCTCCGTGGTGCGCGAGTTGATGGGGCTCGGATTGGACGTCTCCCGGTATGTTCCGACCGCGATCATGCCCTTCTTGCGGAACAATGGTTGA
- a CDS encoding YceD family protein: MTDSALAVSLLPLPAKIGSTYHVDRVWVAPDDLGTPSMAVRPSTELALSVDLTSVDSGVLVSVGTSVDLVGECVRCLDPVSAHHEIRACDVYFDSPPEDEDPEADEVLLISPHDSIDLEPLLRDSIVTLVEERPLCRPDCRGLCQGCGVKLDELPEDHRHDVIDPRLASLAALLPDSDIEAD; encoded by the coding sequence ATGACTGATTCCGCGCTCGCCGTCTCTTTGCTGCCCCTGCCCGCGAAGATCGGGTCGACGTACCACGTGGATCGCGTGTGGGTCGCTCCCGATGATCTCGGCACGCCTTCGATGGCGGTTCGGCCGTCCACTGAGCTCGCGCTCTCGGTGGATCTGACGAGCGTTGATTCCGGGGTCCTCGTATCGGTGGGCACGTCCGTTGATCTCGTGGGCGAATGCGTGCGCTGCCTCGACCCCGTGAGTGCGCATCATGAGATCCGCGCCTGCGATGTCTACTTCGATTCGCCTCCCGAGGACGAGGATCCGGAGGCTGATGAAGTGCTGCTGATCAGCCCGCATGATTCGATCGATCTTGAACCGCTGCTGCGCGATTCGATCGTCACCCTCGTCGAAGAGCGCCCTTTGTGCCGTCCGGACTGCCGCGGCCTGTGCCAGGGCTGCGGCGTCAAGCTCGACGAGCTCCCCGAGGATCACCGTCATGATGTGATCGATCCGCGCTTGGCCTCCTTGGCCGCGCTTCTTCCGGATTCGGATATCGAGGCCGACTGA
- the rnc gene encoding ribonuclease III, whose product MARAKHLPVPPRTDLEGLIAAWGEQIDPELLERALTHRSYANEAGGIANNERLEFLGDAILSVVIADRLFHDHPDSAESDLSRMRAATVSQEPLARAARRIDLGSFIRLGKGESASGGRDKDSILSDTFEALIGATYLTRGLEPTRRVVLANLEFLLARASSRSAHHDWKTILVERANELSLGEVSYAVEGEGPDHCRVFTAKAYVTGRDEPIGQGRASSKKHAENAAAEAGVRLLEGA is encoded by the coding sequence ATGGCACGAGCGAAGCATCTTCCCGTTCCGCCGCGCACCGATCTTGAGGGTCTGATCGCTGCTTGGGGTGAGCAGATCGATCCGGAGCTGCTCGAGCGCGCCCTGACGCATCGCTCCTATGCGAATGAGGCCGGGGGCATCGCGAATAACGAGCGGCTGGAATTCCTCGGCGATGCGATTCTGTCGGTGGTCATCGCCGACCGTCTCTTCCACGATCATCCCGATTCTGCGGAGTCGGATCTTTCGCGAATGCGTGCGGCGACCGTCTCTCAGGAGCCTCTGGCGCGTGCTGCGCGCCGCATCGATCTGGGGTCCTTCATCCGTTTGGGCAAGGGGGAGTCCGCTTCGGGCGGCAGGGACAAGGATTCGATCCTTTCGGATACTTTCGAGGCACTGATCGGGGCCACGTACCTCACGAGGGGTTTGGAGCCGACGCGCCGCGTGGTCCTCGCGAATCTGGAGTTCCTCCTCGCGCGGGCGTCTTCGCGGAGCGCGCATCACGATTGGAAAACGATTCTCGTGGAGCGGGCGAACGAATTGTCCCTGGGCGAGGTCTCTTACGCCGTCGAAGGAGAAGGGCCGGACCACTGCCGGGTCTTCACCGCGAAGGCCTATGTGACTGGCCGGGATGAGCCGATCGGGCAGGGAAGGGCTTCGTCGAAGAAGCATGCGGAGAACGCCGCTGCGGAGGCCGGGGTGCGTCTCCTCGAGGGCGCGTAG
- a CDS encoding response regulator, producing MIVDDHEIVRRGIAEIVDRADELEVVAEAGTVEDALRRADLVRPDVILVDLQLPDGTGIDIMKSLALTHPDILPIVLTSFDDDEALAESLEVGARAYVLKTVRGAEITDVVKAVAAGRVLLDERTLTRRRADHDDPTADLTPSERKVLELIGDGLSNREIGEKLGVAEKTVKNHITSLLSKMGLQRRTQVAAWVAGQRAAAWRN from the coding sequence ATGATCGTCGATGACCATGAGATCGTGCGTCGCGGCATCGCTGAAATCGTTGATCGGGCCGATGAGCTCGAAGTCGTGGCCGAGGCCGGTACGGTTGAGGATGCTCTGCGCCGTGCGGATCTCGTGCGCCCGGATGTCATCCTCGTCGATCTCCAGCTGCCCGACGGTACGGGCATCGACATCATGAAGTCCTTGGCTCTAACGCATCCTGACATCCTCCCCATCGTTCTCACCTCTTTCGATGATGATGAGGCGCTCGCCGAGTCCCTCGAGGTGGGGGCGCGCGCCTATGTGCTCAAGACCGTGCGCGGAGCGGAGATCACGGACGTGGTGAAGGCCGTCGCCGCCGGTCGTGTCCTGCTCGATGAGCGCACTCTCACCCGTCGTCGTGCGGATCATGATGATCCGACTGCGGATCTGACCCCTTCGGAGCGCAAGGTTCTCGAGCTCATCGGCGATGGCCTGTCGAACCGTGAGATCGGTGAGAAGCTCGGTGTGGCTGAGAAGACCGTGAAGAATCACATCACCTCGCTCCTGTCGAAGATGGGCCTTCAGCGCCGTACGCAGGTCGCGGCCTGGGTTGCCGGTCAGCGCGCTGCGGCTTGGCGAAATTAG